In Candidatus Caldatribacterium sp., one DNA window encodes the following:
- the frr gene encoding ribosome recycling factor, with product MKPLLKDIEKRMKQAVNVVREELSHVRTGRASPALVENLEVEYYGTTVQLKQIASITTPDARTILIQPWDRNVLPLIEKAIWKSDLGFNPAVDATVIRVTLPPLTEERRKEIAKMAKKIVEEGKVAVRNLRREANEEVRKMEKEGKVSEDESKWAQAEIQKLTDEHINELDGLWEKKEKEIMSV from the coding sequence TTGAAACCCCTTTTAAAGGATATTGAGAAGCGGATGAAACAGGCGGTTAATGTTGTGCGCGAGGAGCTCTCTCATGTTCGCACAGGACGTGCCTCTCCTGCTCTTGTGGAAAATCTCGAGGTGGAGTACTACGGTACGACGGTTCAGCTGAAACAGATTGCTTCCATCACCACTCCTGATGCCCGCACCATCCTCATCCAGCCTTGGGACCGGAATGTCCTACCTCTCATCGAAAAAGCAATCTGGAAGTCGGACCTTGGATTTAACCCGGCAGTGGACGCGACGGTGATACGAGTGACCTTGCCCCCACTTACGGAAGAACGGAGAAAGGAAATCGCCAAGATGGCGAAGAAGATAGTGGAGGAAGGAAAGGTTGCGGTGCGCAACCTTCGTCGGGAAGCCAACGAAGAAGTGCGAAAGATGGAGAAGGAAGGGAAGGTTTCTGAAGATGAGAGTAAATGGGCTCAGGCAGAAATCCAGAAGCTGACGGACGAACACATTAACGAACTGGACGGTCTATGGGAGAAGAAGGAAAAAGAAATTATGAGCGTGTGA
- a CDS encoding phosphatidate cytidylyltransferase, which translates to MRGSPLFSKDFKIRTLTILLFLPLFLLLLLLNRITMVGLFLVIAFLAFREYLSIALGKEEWPPLLLALGALVWIYLLPWIPEKARIPGWYTLSLALLGWVLQDVEKCLERVSFFFFGVFYCFVLPFFWVRTGLEFSPRLLLFFALLVWVNDISAYLFGVRWGSHKVLPAISPGKSWEGFLGGAGSAFLGSILLSYVFGLPLLWCCLCGATLPPLAFLGDIFESALKRRRGVKDSGALLPGHGGILDRFDAFFAVGPLVYFLASLGRG; encoded by the coding sequence TTGAGGGGTAGCCCTTTGTTCTCGAAGGATTTCAAGATACGAACATTGACCATTCTCCTCTTTTTGCCTCTTTTTCTTCTCCTCCTTCTTCTCAATCGCATTACCATGGTGGGGCTTTTTCTGGTTATTGCTTTTCTTGCTTTTCGGGAGTACCTTTCGATTGCCCTGGGTAAGGAGGAATGGCCACCCCTTCTTCTTGCCCTGGGAGCCCTTGTGTGGATATACCTTTTGCCTTGGATTCCTGAAAAAGCGAGGATTCCTGGGTGGTATACTCTCTCCCTTGCGCTCTTGGGGTGGGTGCTTCAGGACGTAGAGAAGTGCCTTGAACGGGTGAGTTTCTTCTTCTTTGGGGTTTTTTACTGCTTCGTCCTTCCTTTTTTCTGGGTTCGAACGGGACTTGAATTCTCTCCAAGGCTTCTCCTTTTTTTCGCCCTTCTTGTGTGGGTGAACGATATCTCGGCGTACCTCTTTGGAGTTCGATGGGGGTCTCATAAGGTACTCCCCGCTATCAGTCCAGGAAAGAGCTGGGAGGGTTTTCTGGGGGGAGCAGGAAGTGCCTTCCTTGGGAGCATCCTTTTGAGCTATGTCTTTGGCTTACCCCTCCTGTGGTGCTGTCTTTGTGGGGCAACTCTCCCTCCTCTTGCTTTCCTTGGGGATATTTTCGAGTCGGCTCTGAAGCGAAGAAGAGGTGTGAAGGATTCGGGAGCCCTTCTTCCAGGCCACGGGGGTATTCTTGACCGCTTCGATGCCTTTTTCGCCGTTGGTCCCTTGGTGTACTTTCTTGCTTCCTTAGGAAGGGGATAG
- the proS gene encoding proline--tRNA ligase — protein sequence MRMSLLFAPTMKEDPQEAEVVSHRLMLRAGFIRQLSAGVYTFLPLGWRTLDKIIRIVREEMNRAGGQEILMPAMQPAELWKETGRWDVYGPELVRFQDRRGRDFCLGPTHEEVITDLARREIRSYRQLPLLLYQIQTKFRDEIRPRFGVMRAREFLMKDLYSFDRDVEGLQVSYQKMYEAYCRVFSRCGLEYIAVPAESGVIGGDVSHEFLILAESGEEKVFVCTRCGGASTSEGTYCPQCGGPMEEKRGIEVGHIFQLGTKYSEPMKAYFVDRDGKEKPLVMGCYGIGIGRTMAAAIEANHDEKGICWPLSLAPYEVVVIPINVKKERHREEAESIYEELSRAGFEVVIDDREESAGYKFNEADLIGFPIHVIVGEKMERSGTVEVKLRKSNERIEVQRAEVRGVLERIRKELAG from the coding sequence ATGAGAATGTCGCTCCTTTTCGCGCCAACGATGAAAGAAGATCCCCAGGAAGCAGAAGTTGTCAGTCACCGTCTCATGCTCCGTGCTGGGTTCATTCGTCAGCTCTCTGCAGGGGTATACACCTTCTTACCCCTCGGATGGCGAACCCTTGATAAGATTATCCGCATTGTCCGGGAAGAGATGAATCGGGCAGGGGGACAGGAAATCCTCATGCCGGCTATGCAGCCAGCAGAACTCTGGAAGGAAACAGGTCGCTGGGATGTGTACGGTCCTGAGCTCGTCCGCTTCCAGGATCGGAGAGGGCGGGATTTCTGCTTAGGTCCCACCCATGAAGAGGTCATCACCGACCTTGCACGGCGTGAAATTCGCTCGTACAGGCAGCTCCCCCTTTTACTCTACCAGATTCAGACCAAATTCCGGGACGAGATTCGACCTCGCTTTGGAGTGATGCGGGCGAGGGAATTCCTCATGAAGGACCTGTACAGCTTCGATCGGGATGTGGAGGGACTTCAGGTAAGTTACCAGAAGATGTACGAGGCGTACTGCCGGGTCTTCAGCCGGTGTGGGCTCGAGTACATCGCGGTTCCTGCAGAAAGTGGGGTCATCGGGGGAGACGTTTCGCACGAGTTTCTCATTCTCGCAGAGTCGGGAGAAGAAAAAGTTTTTGTCTGCACGAGGTGTGGAGGTGCAAGTACATCCGAGGGGACGTACTGTCCGCAGTGTGGTGGGCCGATGGAAGAAAAGCGAGGAATCGAAGTCGGTCATATTTTCCAGCTTGGGACGAAGTACAGTGAACCCATGAAGGCGTACTTTGTCGATCGCGATGGGAAAGAAAAACCCCTTGTTATGGGTTGTTATGGAATAGGCATTGGACGGACGATGGCGGCAGCGATTGAAGCCAACCATGACGAGAAGGGAATCTGCTGGCCTCTTTCTCTTGCACCGTACGAGGTCGTGGTAATCCCGATCAACGTGAAGAAGGAAAGGCATCGTGAGGAAGCAGAGAGCATTTATGAAGAGCTCTCTCGAGCCGGTTTTGAGGTGGTTATTGATGACCGTGAGGAGAGTGCAGGGTACAAATTCAACGAGGCGGATCTCATCGGCTTTCCGATTCACGTTATCGTGGGAGAGAAGATGGAACGGAGCGGCACAGTGGAGGTAAAGCTCCGCAAGAGTAACGAACGCATCGAAGTGCAGAGGGCTGAAGTACGTGGAGTTCTTGAGAGGATTCGAAAGGAGCTCGCGGGCTAA
- the rpsB gene encoding 30S ribosomal protein S2, with product MVVTMKQLLEAGVHFGHQTRRWNPKMKPYIFTERNNIYIIDLQKTVELTEKAYNFVKELARQGGTVLFVGTKKQAQEAIQQEAQRCGMFYVNQRWLGGMLTNFATIRKSIDRLKSIEAMEAKGLLEKLPKKEAMQLLKRKARLAKYLSGIRDMDRLPDCVFIVDPRRERNAVLEARRLGIPIVAIVDTNCDPDEIDYVIPGNDDAIRAIRLFASLIADAVIEGRRLATEGADVVPTTGVAVPETPEVQEVQEEPTILEELEEIEEEGQ from the coding sequence ATGGTCGTTACAATGAAGCAACTTCTTGAAGCCGGGGTCCACTTTGGCCACCAGACTCGTCGGTGGAACCCCAAGATGAAACCCTACATTTTCACCGAGCGGAACAACATCTACATTATCGATCTCCAGAAGACCGTTGAGCTCACCGAGAAAGCCTATAACTTCGTGAAGGAATTGGCTCGCCAGGGTGGTACGGTACTCTTTGTGGGGACCAAAAAGCAGGCCCAGGAAGCGATTCAGCAGGAAGCCCAGCGGTGCGGGATGTTCTATGTGAACCAGCGCTGGCTTGGTGGCATGCTTACGAATTTCGCCACCATCCGAAAGAGCATCGATCGCCTGAAGAGCATCGAGGCCATGGAGGCCAAAGGGCTTCTTGAAAAGCTCCCCAAAAAAGAGGCCATGCAACTTCTCAAAAGAAAAGCCCGTCTGGCAAAGTACCTGAGTGGCATCAGGGACATGGATAGGCTTCCCGATTGTGTTTTCATCGTTGACCCCCGAAGGGAACGAAATGCCGTTCTTGAAGCGAGACGCTTGGGAATTCCTATTGTAGCCATTGTGGATACGAACTGTGACCCTGATGAGATTGACTACGTCATCCCGGGGAACGATGATGCCATTCGGGCCATTCGCCTCTTTGCTTCCCTTATTGCTGATGCAGTGATTGAAGGGAGAAGGCTCGCAACAGAGGGTGCTGATGTGGTGCCCACTACTGGGGTGGCTGTTCCGGAGACCCCAGAGGTCCAAGAAGTACAGGAGGAACCGACTATTCTCGAAGAGCTTGAGGAAATTGAGGAGGAAGGGCAATGA
- a CDS encoding DUF1844 domain-containing protein, which yields APQQPGKIKDLGYYFLNLLSAKAWQYLGLMAHPENGQILVDLEEARKAIDLFSILLEALKKDLDRDELRELEFHLSNLQLNFVEKMRQLAQE from the coding sequence AGCACCTCAGCAGCCTGGAAAAATAAAGGACTTAGGGTACTACTTTCTGAACCTTCTCTCGGCCAAAGCCTGGCAGTACCTTGGGCTCATGGCGCATCCTGAAAACGGGCAAATCCTCGTGGACCTTGAAGAAGCCCGGAAAGCCATCGATCTTTTCTCCATACTCCTTGAAGCCTTAAAGAAAGACCTCGATCGGGATGAGCTACGAGAACTCGAGTTCCATCTCTCAAATCTGCAGCTCAACTTTGTAGAGAAAATGCGGCAACTTGCTCAGGAGTGA
- a CDS encoding UMP kinase: MASDSLRFKRILLKLSGEAFRGSLPSGIDTQVLAYLASEIDAVRSLGVEVAIVVGGGNILRGRDAGDRGISRVTADYMGMLATVINALALQDFLENRGIPTRVQTAIEMREVAEPYIRRRAIRHLEKGRVVIFAGGTGNPYFTTDTAAALRAAEIKADALLKATKVDGVYEADPTIHKDAARFETLDYLEVLNRGLKVMDSTAVSLCMENHIPIIIFNIHQTGNLCKIVTGHKVGTLVGRERDE; encoded by the coding sequence ATGGCGAGTGATTCATTGCGTTTCAAGAGAATCCTTCTGAAGCTTTCGGGAGAGGCCTTCCGTGGCTCTCTCCCTTCAGGCATCGATACCCAGGTCCTTGCTTACCTTGCCTCAGAGATTGATGCTGTACGTTCCTTAGGGGTTGAGGTTGCCATCGTTGTAGGAGGGGGGAACATTCTTCGGGGGAGGGACGCAGGGGATCGGGGAATCAGCAGAGTTACAGCAGACTACATGGGGATGCTCGCGACGGTCATTAATGCTCTGGCGCTCCAGGATTTCCTTGAGAACCGGGGAATTCCTACCCGGGTGCAGACAGCTATCGAGATGCGGGAGGTTGCGGAGCCCTATATTCGTCGGCGAGCCATACGGCACCTTGAGAAGGGAAGAGTGGTTATATTCGCCGGAGGAACGGGAAACCCCTATTTCACGACCGATACGGCGGCTGCTCTGCGAGCTGCGGAGATTAAAGCGGATGCGCTCCTTAAGGCCACGAAGGTGGACGGGGTGTACGAAGCTGACCCAACTATCCACAAGGATGCGGCAAGGTTTGAGACCCTCGACTACCTTGAGGTCCTCAATCGAGGCTTGAAGGTGATGGACTCGACTGCTGTTTCCCTGTGCATGGAGAATCACATCCCCATCATTATCTTCAATATCCACCAGACCGGGAATCTGTGTAAAATTGTGACAGGACACAAAGTGGGTACGCTCGTGGGGAGGGAAAGGGATGAATGA
- the tsf gene encoding translation elongation factor Ts: MSVNTKDIMELRNRTGAGVMDCKKALLEAGGDLEKACEILRRKGVEIAAKKKERTVREGLIGAYVHTDGKIGVLVEVNCETDFVARTEEFRNLVKELTLQIAAQAPRWISPEDVPEEVRQREESFYWKELEGSNKPEEVKRKIVEGKMKKFYEENCLLEQEYIRDPEKKVKDLLVETVAKLGENIVVRRFVRFKLGEGDGE, encoded by the coding sequence ATGAGCGTGAACACAAAGGACATCATGGAGCTTCGGAATCGCACTGGCGCGGGAGTCATGGACTGTAAAAAGGCACTCCTTGAGGCAGGGGGAGACCTTGAGAAAGCCTGTGAGATCCTGCGCCGGAAAGGAGTCGAGATTGCTGCCAAGAAGAAAGAGCGCACCGTTCGTGAGGGACTCATTGGAGCATACGTGCATACGGATGGGAAGATTGGAGTCCTTGTTGAGGTGAACTGCGAGACGGATTTCGTTGCCCGTACAGAGGAGTTTCGTAACCTCGTGAAGGAGCTTACCCTTCAAATTGCCGCTCAGGCCCCTCGCTGGATCTCTCCTGAGGATGTCCCTGAGGAGGTTCGCCAGAGAGAGGAGAGTTTCTACTGGAAGGAGCTTGAAGGGAGTAACAAGCCGGAGGAAGTGAAGCGAAAGATTGTGGAAGGAAAAATGAAGAAATTCTACGAAGAAAATTGCCTCCTCGAGCAGGAGTACATTCGAGATCCGGAGAAAAAGGTCAAAGACCTCCTGGTGGAAACCGTTGCCAAGCTCGGTGAGAATATCGTGGTACGGCGTTTCGTTCGTTTCAAGCTGGGTGAAGGAGATGGCGAGTGA
- the ispG gene encoding flavodoxin-dependent (E)-4-hydroxy-3-methylbut-2-enyl-diphosphate synthase — protein sequence MKRRRTQEVPLGPLVVGGNHPIWVEAMGRRHPRDWEACLEEIDRAFSRGCEIFRIAVFDEEGIEGLREIRKHRRTLPLVADIHFTIRLAFQAISAGVDAVRVNPGTVHDRSALESLIDVARDQGVVLRIGANVGSLPPKLRAKERTQALLESIAELVDLAEKKGMKRLILSAKSSDIEETVVTYEKLSESFSYPLHVGLTEAGSGIEGIVKSSVALGILLREGIGDTIRVSLTSKSPVLETEVGWEILKALGVRLRGVTLISCPTCARARGDVVSFVREFRRAIAPLEGVAGIRKLKVAIMGCEVNGPGEAKEADFGIALSGGKKAVLFARGEVIGVVPQEEGIAELISLVQEAMKGEERSP from the coding sequence ATGAAGCGGCGCAGGACTCAAGAAGTTCCCCTTGGACCTCTGGTAGTTGGAGGAAACCATCCTATCTGGGTCGAGGCAATGGGAAGAAGGCATCCGAGAGATTGGGAGGCCTGTCTTGAAGAAATCGACAGGGCCTTTTCCCGGGGTTGCGAAATCTTCCGGATTGCAGTCTTTGATGAAGAGGGGATTGAAGGACTTCGAGAAATCCGAAAACACAGGAGAACGCTCCCCCTTGTGGCTGATATTCACTTTACGATTCGACTCGCCTTCCAGGCTATCTCAGCAGGAGTGGATGCTGTTCGGGTGAATCCGGGAACCGTCCATGACCGTTCTGCCTTAGAGTCCCTCATTGATGTCGCCCGGGATCAGGGTGTTGTGCTTCGTATCGGAGCCAATGTTGGGTCTCTTCCCCCTAAACTCCGGGCAAAGGAAAGGACTCAGGCACTCCTTGAGAGCATAGCTGAACTTGTGGATCTTGCCGAGAAAAAGGGGATGAAGCGTCTCATTCTCTCTGCGAAATCCTCAGATATTGAGGAGACGGTAGTTACTTACGAGAAGTTGAGCGAAAGCTTCTCTTACCCACTCCATGTCGGCCTGACGGAGGCAGGAAGTGGCATTGAGGGGATTGTGAAATCCTCAGTAGCTCTGGGAATTCTCCTCAGAGAAGGAATTGGGGATACGATTCGGGTGTCCTTGACCTCGAAAAGTCCTGTTCTTGAGACTGAGGTTGGGTGGGAGATCCTTAAGGCCTTGGGAGTGCGCTTAAGAGGGGTGACCCTCATCTCATGTCCCACCTGTGCCCGGGCAAGAGGAGATGTGGTATCATTTGTCCGAGAATTTCGAAGAGCCATTGCGCCTCTTGAAGGGGTTGCAGGAATCCGGAAGTTAAAGGTTGCCATTATGGGGTGTGAAGTTAACGGTCCAGGGGAAGCTAAGGAAGCGGACTTTGGCATCGCTCTGAGCGGAGGAAAGAAAGCGGTGCTCTTTGCCCGGGGCGAAGTGATCGGCGTTGTGCCTCAGGAGGAAGGTATTGCAGAACTTATTTCCCTGGTGCAGGAAGCAATGAAAGGAGAGGAGAGGAGTCCATGA
- a CDS encoding glycosyltransferase family 2 protein, which translates to MEEKGSLRGTRTTAIIAAYNEEKTIGPILDVLRRSPVVDQIVVVSDGSTDRTVEVARSKGAEVVELLHNVGKGGALYKGLEYIRSDVVLLLDADLIGLNEKHIEALVTPVISGEADVTIGVFEEGRLATDLAQKIAPFLSGQRAIRTDILQNIPDMEVARYGVEVAINRYVRRNGVRVKLVKLPGLTHVMKEEKFGLVRGFRERVKMYWEIFRNMYRRVDGNGR; encoded by the coding sequence ATGGAGGAGAAGGGTTCTCTGAGAGGTACAAGGACAACGGCCATTATTGCTGCGTACAACGAGGAAAAGACCATTGGTCCGATTCTTGACGTGCTCCGGAGAAGCCCTGTGGTTGACCAGATTGTTGTGGTGAGCGATGGATCGACGGATCGTACGGTAGAAGTTGCAAGGAGCAAAGGGGCAGAGGTCGTCGAGCTTTTACATAACGTTGGTAAGGGAGGAGCTCTCTACAAAGGCCTTGAGTACATCCGAAGCGACGTTGTTCTTCTCCTTGATGCCGATCTCATCGGTCTCAACGAAAAGCACATTGAGGCCTTGGTGACGCCGGTCATCTCCGGAGAGGCGGATGTCACCATTGGGGTTTTCGAGGAGGGAAGGTTGGCAACCGACCTTGCTCAGAAGATTGCCCCCTTTCTTTCCGGGCAGAGGGCAATCCGCACGGATATTCTCCAGAACATCCCTGACATGGAGGTAGCTCGTTACGGAGTCGAGGTAGCCATTAACCGGTACGTGCGGAGGAACGGAGTTCGGGTGAAACTTGTGAAACTCCCGGGTCTCACCCATGTGATGAAGGAGGAGAAGTTTGGCCTTGTGCGGGGTTTCAGGGAGAGGGTGAAAATGTACTGGGAAATTTTCAGGAACATGTATCGGAGGGTTGATGGGAACGGCCGATGA
- the uppS gene encoding di-trans,poly-cis-decaprenylcistransferase: MGEEGKRNYERVNGLLQHVAIIMDGNGRWAERRGLPRLEGHRKGIETVRVIVEESGRLGIPFLTLYSFSTENWRRPLQEVQGLLTLFEEAIHQYGEELKKNNVCVRFLGRRDGLPERLRKAMEDLEGKTRENTGLTLNLAVNYGGRDEILRAVQRFLESGKNLATLTEETFRVFLDTGDQPDPDLLIRTGGEKRVSNFLLWQVAYTELWFTDVLWPDFDVLLFHQALEDFAQRRRRFGGLS; encoded by the coding sequence ATGGGAGAAGAAGGAAAAAGAAATTATGAGCGTGTGAATGGTCTCTTGCAGCATGTTGCCATCATCATGGATGGCAACGGAAGGTGGGCAGAGCGGCGGGGGCTTCCTCGTCTTGAAGGGCACCGGAAAGGTATCGAGACGGTGCGGGTCATTGTAGAAGAGAGTGGTCGATTGGGCATTCCCTTCTTAACGCTTTACTCTTTCTCTACCGAGAACTGGCGAAGGCCGCTTCAGGAAGTACAGGGTCTTCTGACGCTCTTTGAAGAGGCAATACACCAGTACGGAGAGGAACTCAAGAAAAACAACGTTTGTGTTCGCTTTTTAGGTCGCCGGGATGGCCTACCGGAAAGACTAAGGAAGGCCATGGAGGACCTTGAGGGGAAAACAAGAGAGAACACAGGACTCACCCTTAACCTTGCCGTAAATTATGGGGGAAGAGATGAAATCCTCCGAGCCGTACAACGCTTTCTGGAGAGTGGAAAGAATTTGGCCACCCTTACCGAAGAGACGTTTCGAGTTTTCCTTGACACCGGAGACCAGCCTGACCCTGATCTCCTCATTCGTACGGGAGGGGAAAAGCGGGTCAGTAACTTCCTCCTTTGGCAGGTTGCGTACACCGAGCTTTGGTTTACCGATGTCCTCTGGCCGGATTTCGATGTTCTCCTCTTTCACCAGGCTCTTGAAGATTTCGCCCAGCGTAGGAGAAGGTTCGGAGGTCTCTCTTGA
- the hflX gene encoding GTPase HflX, which yields MSAGLLLFVEQHPASEAQEILLREMLEIARSAGHTISHVISCRVRHPFPRYYFGKGKVKEIGDFVAEHSLGFVVTNVEVTPSQQRNLEEAWGVPVYTKYAVIHEIFAKRARTAQGKIKVELARLRYELSRLTGKGVELSRTGGGIGTRGPGEQKIEVERRKIRNRIAFLTRELQRIERQNETQRTFRKRSGVFEVAIVGYTNAGKSTLLNALTGADAYVMDQMFATLDPMARKSFIPDVGEVVFIDTVGFVREMPETIKDAFRSTLEEVRDADLILEVVDVSDPDYVNHFRVVTETLEEIGASDCPRILVLNKIDLLDGLPFLEHDMRVQPHVFVSAQKKIGIDKLYAEIARLLQPQLTEVHLEIAPEKLKDITQRIRPHGYIKNLRALEDGTIVLDCVVQRDYVARLHALLAS from the coding sequence ATGAGTGCTGGTCTTCTCCTTTTCGTTGAGCAACATCCTGCGTCGGAAGCTCAGGAAATCCTCCTTCGTGAAATGCTGGAAATCGCAAGGAGTGCTGGCCACACTATTTCTCACGTCATATCCTGTAGGGTTCGGCATCCCTTTCCCCGGTACTACTTTGGGAAGGGAAAAGTGAAAGAAATCGGTGATTTCGTTGCCGAGCATTCTCTGGGTTTTGTGGTGACAAATGTTGAGGTGACTCCTTCGCAGCAGCGGAACCTCGAGGAAGCCTGGGGCGTTCCAGTGTACACGAAATACGCGGTTATTCACGAGATTTTTGCGAAAAGGGCAAGGACGGCTCAGGGAAAGATCAAAGTTGAGCTTGCTCGCCTCCGGTACGAGTTGAGTCGCCTTACGGGGAAAGGGGTAGAGCTCTCCCGAACCGGTGGTGGTATCGGAACGAGGGGACCTGGAGAGCAGAAGATTGAAGTAGAGCGCAGGAAGATAAGGAATCGAATTGCCTTTCTTACGAGGGAATTGCAGCGCATTGAAAGGCAAAACGAGACTCAAAGGACTTTTCGAAAACGATCGGGAGTATTTGAGGTTGCCATTGTTGGGTATACCAACGCGGGTAAATCGACCCTTCTGAATGCTCTCACTGGTGCGGATGCGTACGTGATGGACCAGATGTTCGCAACTCTTGATCCTATGGCTCGGAAGTCCTTTATCCCCGATGTTGGGGAAGTTGTGTTCATCGATACCGTGGGGTTCGTTCGAGAGATGCCCGAAACCATTAAGGACGCCTTTCGGAGTACCCTTGAGGAGGTAAGGGATGCTGACCTTATTCTTGAGGTTGTGGATGTGTCTGACCCAGATTATGTCAACCACTTCCGAGTGGTTACCGAAACGCTTGAGGAAATCGGCGCAAGTGACTGCCCGAGGATACTCGTCTTGAATAAGATTGACCTTCTTGATGGGCTTCCTTTCCTTGAACACGATATGCGGGTACAGCCTCATGTGTTTGTCTCAGCACAGAAAAAGATAGGCATCGACAAACTCTATGCGGAGATTGCCCGTCTTCTGCAGCCACAGCTTACCGAAGTTCATCTTGAAATTGCTCCCGAAAAGCTTAAGGATATAACCCAGAGGATTCGCCCCCATGGGTATATTAAGAACCTTAGAGCACTTGAAGATGGAACCATTGTTCTTGATTGTGTCGTGCAGCGGGACTATGTTGCTCGGCTGCATGCCCTTTTGGCTTCCTGA
- the rseP gene encoding RIP metalloprotease RseP, with the protein MTTVFAFVFVLSLLVLAHEFGHFTFARLFGIRVLHFALGYGPKLFSWMWRGVEFSIRLFPLGGYVRMAGMEGNPIEGYGEPPVAHSERFDAKPLWQRSLVVLAGPLMNLLLSVVLLFAVFNVTGIPTGRIAVLEVLPGGPAERSGVRKGDVLLSIEGKPVERIEDVTKVIATSPGKPVVLTLERQGEVLEVTVVPEWSDAEKRALIRVIFGGEHRKYNPLVTLAKSGVTVAEWFILSLLGVLYALVGKIPLEVTGPLGIAQMAGQAAAFGFVNLLAFAAVISVFLALFNLFPIPVLDGGHLLLFLYEKIRGRALEEEKKGMIYLIGIIFIFLLSIFVTYQDVLRIVAGK; encoded by the coding sequence ATGACCACAGTTTTTGCCTTTGTTTTTGTTCTGAGCCTTCTTGTTCTTGCTCATGAATTTGGTCACTTTACCTTTGCCCGCCTTTTCGGAATACGGGTGCTCCACTTTGCGCTGGGTTATGGGCCGAAGCTCTTTTCATGGATGTGGAGAGGGGTAGAGTTCTCTATTCGCCTCTTTCCCCTTGGAGGTTACGTGCGTATGGCGGGGATGGAGGGAAACCCCATTGAGGGATACGGAGAACCCCCTGTTGCTCACTCGGAGCGTTTCGATGCAAAGCCTCTCTGGCAGCGAAGCCTTGTGGTTCTTGCTGGCCCTCTCATGAATCTCCTTCTTTCGGTCGTTCTCCTTTTTGCTGTTTTTAACGTGACTGGGATTCCCACCGGGAGGATAGCAGTCCTTGAGGTTCTGCCGGGAGGACCTGCAGAACGAAGTGGCGTGAGAAAAGGTGACGTTCTTCTCTCCATAGAGGGAAAACCAGTGGAGCGTATTGAAGATGTAACTAAGGTGATTGCCACAAGCCCCGGTAAGCCGGTGGTCCTTACTCTGGAGCGCCAGGGAGAGGTTCTTGAGGTTACCGTGGTACCCGAGTGGAGCGATGCGGAAAAGCGGGCTCTCATTCGGGTAATCTTTGGGGGAGAGCACAGAAAGTACAATCCCCTGGTGACCTTGGCCAAAAGTGGCGTAACGGTAGCCGAATGGTTCATCCTCAGCCTTCTTGGAGTGCTCTATGCCCTCGTGGGAAAGATTCCCCTTGAGGTTACCGGACCTTTGGGGATTGCCCAGATGGCAGGACAGGCGGCAGCCTTTGGGTTTGTGAATCTTCTTGCCTTTGCAGCGGTTATCAGCGTTTTTCTTGCCCTTTTCAATCTCTTCCCCATTCCTGTTCTTGATGGGGGGCACCTCCTCCTCTTCCTCTACGAGAAGATTCGGGGGAGAGCCCTCGAAGAGGAGAAAAAGGGGATGATTTACCTCATAGGCATCATTTTCATTTTTCTGCTCTCGATTTTCGTCACATACCAGGATGTGCTCAGGATTGTAGCGGGAAAATGA